A single window of Deltaproteobacteria bacterium DNA harbors:
- a CDS encoding Mrp/NBP35 family ATP-binding protein — protein sequence MATMNPFEQQRPVDGIKKIICVSSGKGGVGKSTVSVNLAAALAKRGLKVGLLDADIYGPSLPRMSGTLHQKVELGEDKKLQPLERFRVKLMSIGYLIDEDLAVVWRGPMLFKAMDQFFRDVAWGELDYLLIDLPPGTGDIQLSIAQKVPVAGAIAVSTPQNVALTDVKKAIDMWARVQVPVLGVVENMSWFIPPGSTERMQLFPKGQIDSWLAERGIAKLGEVPFNTNIGMGAEAGIPVVESDSKSDEARAFNDLAGRIMELVPFD from the coding sequence ATGGCGACAATGAATCCATTTGAACAGCAACGACCCGTCGATGGGATTAAGAAAATAATCTGTGTTTCTTCTGGCAAGGGCGGAGTTGGAAAGAGCACCGTTTCAGTGAACCTTGCGGCGGCACTCGCGAAGCGGGGGCTGAAAGTCGGCCTTCTTGATGCCGATATTTACGGTCCATCGCTTCCCCGAATGAGCGGCACGCTTCACCAAAAAGTCGAATTAGGCGAAGATAAAAAACTACAGCCGCTAGAACGTTTCCGCGTGAAGCTAATGAGCATCGGCTACCTCATTGACGAGGACTTGGCGGTAGTTTGGCGCGGCCCGATGCTATTCAAAGCGATGGATCAGTTTTTTCGCGACGTCGCTTGGGGGGAACTTGATTATCTCTTAATCGATCTACCGCCTGGTACCGGTGACATTCAACTTTCCATAGCGCAAAAGGTCCCAGTTGCTGGAGCGATCGCGGTATCCACGCCACAGAACGTGGCACTTACCGATGTAAAAAAAGCCATCGATATGTGGGCCCGGGTTCAGGTTCCAGTTCTAGGAGTCGTCGAAAATATGAGCTGGTTTATCCCTCCCGGCTCTACCGAGCGCATGCAACTTTTCCCTAAAGGCCAGATCGATTCTTGGCTTGCCGAACGCGGAATAGCAAAACTCGGCGAGGTCCCATTCAATACCAACATTGGAATGGGCGCTGAAGCCGGAATTCCCGTTGTTGAAAGCGACTCGAAGTCTGATGAAGCTCGCGCGTTTAACGATCTAGCTGGCCGAATTATGGAGCTCGTGCCGTTCGATTAG
- a CDS encoding glycine--tRNA ligase — MVSLSKRRGFVFQSSEIYGGLNSCWDYGPLGAQLKMNVKKAWWNSMVRRDDVVGLDAAILMHPTVWKASGHVDGFSDPLVDCKDCKTRFRADNTDSYLKDKKCPSCGSKNLTEERKFNLMFKTHMGPTEDAGAVVYLRPETAQGHYVNYENVLTSSRKKIPFGIAAIGKSFRNEITPGNFIFRTREFEQMEMQYFVKPGQDAEWYEKWREARWAFYKKIGIREENLRWKPHGPDELAHYAKAAVDVQYLFPFGWQELEGVHNRGDFDLTQHAKFSGKKLDYFEEATKERYVPYAIETAVGCDRLVLVVMCDAYREEITVDEESGKPDVRVVLGFHPELAPVKAAILPLSKKAELQGPSMKLRDELSAEFEVQYDDSQSIGKRYRRQDEIGTPFCITVDFETLNDHKVTVRHRDTMTQDRVALTEVASFVAHGLRNFAK; from the coding sequence ATGGTCTCATTGTCGAAAAGGCGGGGTTTTGTTTTTCAGTCGAGTGAAATTTACGGGGGCTTAAATTCGTGCTGGGATTATGGCCCGCTTGGCGCGCAGCTAAAAATGAATGTTAAAAAAGCATGGTGGAACTCGATGGTCCGTCGCGACGATGTCGTCGGTCTTGATGCTGCCATTTTGATGCACCCGACAGTTTGGAAAGCGTCAGGCCATGTCGATGGCTTCAGCGATCCATTGGTCGACTGCAAAGATTGTAAGACTCGTTTCCGGGCCGACAACACCGACAGTTACCTCAAAGACAAGAAGTGCCCCAGCTGCGGATCGAAAAATCTGACCGAGGAACGAAAGTTCAATCTCATGTTTAAAACTCACATGGGACCAACGGAAGACGCTGGAGCTGTCGTGTACTTGCGTCCGGAAACGGCGCAAGGCCATTACGTGAATTACGAAAACGTTCTGACAAGTTCGCGCAAGAAAATTCCTTTCGGAATCGCGGCGATAGGCAAATCGTTTCGAAACGAAATCACTCCTGGTAATTTTATTTTCCGCACGCGCGAATTCGAACAGATGGAGATGCAATACTTTGTAAAGCCTGGCCAAGATGCCGAGTGGTACGAAAAATGGCGCGAAGCGCGCTGGGCTTTTTATAAAAAAATCGGCATTCGCGAAGAGAACCTTCGTTGGAAACCGCACGGTCCAGACGAACTCGCTCACTACGCAAAAGCGGCTGTCGATGTTCAGTATCTCTTTCCGTTTGGCTGGCAAGAACTTGAAGGCGTTCACAACCGTGGTGACTTCGATCTCACTCAGCACGCTAAATTCAGTGGGAAGAAACTTGATTACTTCGAAGAAGCGACGAAAGAGCGCTACGTCCCGTATGCCATCGAAACGGCTGTTGGCTGCGATCGCTTGGTTTTGGTCGTCATGTGCGATGCTTACCGCGAAGAGATCACGGTCGACGAAGAGTCAGGAAAACCAGATGTTCGCGTCGTCCTCGGTTTTCATCCAGAGCTAGCACCTGTGAAGGCCGCGATCTTGCCGCTTTCAAAAAAGGCAGAACTCCAAGGACCATCGATGAAACTTCGCGATGAACTTTCAGCGGAATTCGAAGTTCAGTACGACGATTCCCAGTCCATCGGTAAGCGCTATCGCCGCCAAGACGAAATCGGTACTCCATTTTGTATCACAGTCGATTTCGAAACTTTGAATGACCACAAAGTTACTGTTCGACATCGCGACACGATGACGCAGGATCGAGTCGCGCTGACGGAAGTCGCGAGCTTCGTTGCTCACGGGTTAAGAAACTTCGCAAAATAA
- a CDS encoding pyruvate, phosphate dikinase, with the protein MTAKSVFFFSAGETDGNSSMKNILGGKGANLAEMTSLGLPVPPGFTVSTEMCQAFFDAGEKLPVSLIASIEEALAKVETKIGKKFGDKKNPLLVSVRSGARASMPGMMDTILNLGLNDETVEGLAVASGNPRFAWDSYRRFIQMYSEVVMGMNASFLEVTMEDMKDDKSYKLDTDLTAEDLKVLVGKFKKQVTESTGQKFPSDPKEQLWGSVSAVFRSWNTPRAISYRQLHGIPAEWGTAVNVQSMVFGNMGTDSATGVAFTRNPSTGESLFYGEYLINAQGEDVVAGIRTPIPIMASEAGLAGMKGESLEEKLPLAFKDLVTNYKLLEKHYRDMQDIEFTIERGKLWMLQTRTGKRTAKAALKIACDMIDEKLISVDEAMMRIEAKSLDQLLHPTLDPKAKKTLLTKALPASPGGSTGKIVFSSEEAVEWKERGEKVILARIETSPEDILGMVAAQGILTSRGGMTSHAAVVARGMGKCCVAGAGEVAIDYSLETLRVNGYVLKKGDLITLDGSTGEVFLGEVKTVEPELSGEFDRIMKFADSRRTMKIRANADTPKDAVTARGFGAEGIGLCRTEHMFFGADRIDAVREMIVAETRAERELALEKLLPMQRSDFLELFKTMKGYPVTIRLLDPPLHEFVPHSDDEIRTLAKTLKMDFEKLKVRVKGLHEFNPMLGHRGCRLAITYPEIYQMQTRAIAEAAAELVKSGMALIPEVMIPLIGTAKELEILRAQSEKEILDVQKETGVKFDYLIGTMIELPRAALTADEIADYADFFSFGTNDLTQTALGLSRDDSGRFLSTYVNEGIYKQDPFVSIDQGGVGKLVTMATTLGRSVKSGLKVGVCGEHGGDPDSIQFFQSAGLDYVSCSPYRVPIARLAAAQAAIAQKSGGKAGSGMH; encoded by the coding sequence ATGACAGCGAAAAGTGTTTTCTTTTTCTCGGCCGGAGAGACCGATGGCAACTCTTCAATGAAGAACATCCTTGGCGGAAAAGGTGCGAACCTGGCCGAAATGACGTCACTTGGACTTCCGGTTCCGCCGGGCTTCACCGTGTCGACAGAAATGTGCCAAGCGTTTTTTGATGCGGGCGAGAAGCTTCCGGTAAGTTTAATCGCTTCAATTGAAGAGGCCCTCGCAAAGGTAGAAACGAAGATCGGTAAAAAATTTGGCGACAAAAAAAATCCGTTACTGGTTTCTGTTCGATCGGGCGCCCGCGCGTCGATGCCTGGTATGATGGACACCATTTTGAACCTTGGCCTCAATGATGAAACTGTCGAGGGTTTGGCGGTCGCCAGCGGTAATCCTCGGTTTGCCTGGGATTCTTACCGTCGCTTCATACAAATGTACTCGGAAGTGGTCATGGGAATGAATGCGTCGTTCCTAGAAGTCACGATGGAGGACATGAAAGACGATAAGAGTTATAAGCTCGACACCGATCTCACCGCGGAAGACTTGAAAGTGCTTGTCGGTAAATTTAAAAAGCAAGTGACAGAAAGTACGGGACAAAAATTTCCGTCGGATCCCAAGGAACAACTTTGGGGATCCGTATCGGCGGTCTTCAGATCGTGGAACACACCGCGGGCCATTTCTTACCGACAGCTGCACGGGATTCCTGCCGAATGGGGAACGGCCGTCAATGTTCAGTCGATGGTTTTTGGCAATATGGGAACCGATTCTGCAACAGGTGTTGCATTCACCAGAAACCCGTCCACTGGCGAAAGCCTGTTTTATGGGGAGTATTTGATCAATGCGCAAGGGGAAGACGTCGTCGCTGGAATTCGTACACCAATTCCAATCATGGCAAGCGAGGCTGGGCTAGCTGGCATGAAGGGCGAATCGCTCGAAGAGAAATTGCCGCTGGCTTTTAAGGATCTTGTAACCAATTACAAACTTCTCGAGAAACACTACCGCGATATGCAAGACATTGAGTTCACCATTGAGCGCGGTAAACTTTGGATGTTGCAAACGCGCACAGGCAAACGAACAGCGAAAGCAGCGTTGAAAATTGCCTGCGACATGATCGACGAAAAACTGATTTCGGTGGACGAGGCGATGATGCGAATTGAAGCCAAGTCACTAGATCAATTGCTTCATCCAACACTTGATCCGAAAGCAAAGAAAACTCTTTTAACGAAAGCGCTACCTGCTTCTCCTGGTGGATCGACAGGCAAAATTGTTTTCTCAAGTGAAGAAGCCGTCGAATGGAAAGAGCGCGGCGAAAAAGTAATTTTGGCTCGCATCGAAACTTCGCCGGAAGACATTCTTGGGATGGTCGCCGCGCAAGGAATTTTGACTTCACGAGGGGGAATGACTTCGCACGCTGCGGTCGTCGCGCGTGGCATGGGAAAATGCTGTGTCGCAGGTGCCGGTGAAGTGGCGATCGACTATAGTTTAGAAACGCTACGTGTGAACGGTTACGTTCTAAAAAAGGGCGATTTGATTACCTTGGATGGTTCGACAGGCGAAGTTTTCCTGGGCGAAGTGAAAACGGTCGAGCCAGAACTTTCGGGTGAGTTTGACCGAATCATGAAGTTCGCTGATTCGAGACGCACAATGAAGATTCGTGCGAACGCCGACACGCCTAAGGACGCAGTGACAGCAAGAGGCTTTGGCGCAGAGGGCATCGGTCTTTGTCGCACGGAACATATGTTTTTCGGTGCAGATCGTATTGATGCCGTTCGCGAAATGATTGTGGCAGAAACACGTGCCGAGCGCGAACTGGCCTTAGAGAAGCTCTTGCCGATGCAGCGATCAGATTTCCTTGAGCTATTTAAAACAATGAAGGGTTATCCGGTAACAATTCGGTTGTTGGATCCGCCACTGCATGAGTTCGTTCCACACTCCGACGACGAAATCCGAACTCTGGCGAAAACGCTGAAAATGGATTTTGAAAAGCTTAAGGTTCGCGTCAAAGGTCTTCATGAATTTAACCCCATGCTGGGACACCGCGGGTGTCGGCTTGCAATCACGTACCCAGAGATCTATCAAATGCAAACTCGAGCGATCGCAGAAGCGGCGGCGGAGCTCGTGAAGTCTGGAATGGCGTTGATTCCGGAGGTAATGATTCCACTGATTGGAACAGCGAAGGAGCTTGAAATACTTCGTGCGCAATCAGAAAAAGAGATTCTTGATGTTCAAAAAGAAACTGGCGTGAAGTTCGACTACTTGATCGGCACAATGATTGAGCTTCCGCGAGCGGCGTTAACGGCTGACGAAATTGCCGACTACGCGGACTTCTTTAGCTTTGGAACCAACGATCTCACACAGACGGCGTTAGGGCTGTCTCGGGATGATTCTGGTCGATTTCTTTCGACCTACGTCAACGAAGGGATCTACAAACAAGATCCTTTCGTCTCGATTGATCAAGGTGGGGTTGGAAAGCTTGTTACGATGGCTACGACACTCGGGCGCAGTGTAAAATCGGGATTGAAAGTCGGAGTTTGTGGTGAGCACGGCGGAGATCCGGATTCGATTCAATTCTTCCAGAGTGCTGGCCTTGATTATGTCAGCTGTTCGCCTTATCGCGTGCCTATTGCACGGTTGGCGGCTGCACAAGCTGCGATTGCGCAAAAGTCCGGCGGTAAAGCTGGAAGCGGGATGCACTGA